The Apium graveolens cultivar Ventura chromosome 6, ASM990537v1, whole genome shotgun sequence genome contains a region encoding:
- the LOC141667799 gene encoding putative germin-like protein 2-1, translating into MDSSRGSKLVFICLIVSSMTCFVALATDNNPLQDFCVADANSPVLVNGLVCKDPKVVTENDFFTSGLNVAGDTSSNKVGSNVTTVNVARIPGLNTLGISLVRIDFAPYGINAPHTHPRATEILTVIKGTLRVGFVTSNTENRHITKVLNEGDVFVFPEGLIHYQQNIGHDNAVVIAALSSQNPGVITIANAVFGANPNISADILAKAFQLNKNTVQQLQAHFDEAD; encoded by the exons ATGGATTCTTCAAGGGGCTCCAAACTTGTTTTCATATGTTTAATTGTAAGTAGTATGACTTGCTTTGTTGCTCTGGCCACTGATAATAATCCTCTTCAGGATTTCTGTGTTGCTGATGCAAATAGCCcag TTTTGGTGAACGGACTAGTTTGTAAGGACCCCAAGGTTGTAACCGAAAACGACTTCTTTACTAGCGGATTGAACGTAGCTGGTGACACATCATCCAATAAAGTTGGATCAAATGTAACCACAGTTAATGTTGCTAGGATTCCTGGACTCAACACGCTTGGCATTTCTCTTGTTCGTATCGACTTTGCACCATATGGAATCAATGCTCCACACACACATCCCCGTGCTACTGAAATTTTGACAGTTATCAAAGGTACATTGAGGGTAGGATTTGTCACTTCAAATACAGAAAATCGTCATATCACCAAAGTCCTTAACGAAGGTGATGTGTTTGTGTTCCCGGAAGGTCTTATACACTACCAACAAAATATTGGACATGATAATGCGGTAGTGATTGCTGCTCTTAGCAGCCAAAACCCAGGGGTTATCACCATCGCAAACGCTGTATTCGGAGCCAATCCTAATATATCTGCTGATATTCTTGCCAAAGCATTCCAACTAAACAAAAACACAGTCCAGCAATTGCAGGCGCATTTTGATGAAGCAGATTGA
- the LOC141668095 gene encoding putative germin-like protein 2-1: protein MVSSSGSKVLFICFVISSMTCFVALATDNNPLQDFCVADANSPVLVNGLVCKDPKVVTENDFFTGGLNIAGDTSSTKVGSNVTTVNVARIPGLNTLGISLVRIDFAPWGINAPHTHPRATEILTVIKGTLRVGFVTSNPENRHITKVLNEGDVFVFPEGLVHYQQNIGHDNAVVIAALSSQNPGVITIANAVFGANPDISADILAKAFQLNKNTVQQLQARF from the exons ATGGTTTCATCAAGtggctccaaagttctttttatATGTTTTGTTATAAGTAGTATGACTTGCTTTGTTGCTCTGGCGACCGATAATAATCCTCTTCAGGATTTTTGCGTTGCTGATGCAAATAGCCCAG TGTTGGTGAACGGACTAGTTTGTAAGGACCCCAAGGTTGTAACTGAAAACGACTTCTTTACTGGCGGATTGAACATAGCCGGTGACACATCATCCACTAAAGTTGGATCAAATGTAACTACGGTTAATGTTGCCAGGATTCCTGGACTCAACACTCTTGGCATTTCCCTTGTTCGTATTGACTTTGCACCATGGGGAATCAATGCTCCACATACTCATCCACGTGCTACTGAAATTTTGACAGTTATCAAAGGTACATTGAGGGTTGGATTTGTCACTTCGAATCCAGAAAATCGTCATATCACCAAAGTCCTTAACGAAGGTGATGTGTTTGTGTTCCCAGAAGGTCTTGTACACTATCAACAGAATATTGGACACGATAATGCAGTAGTAATTGCTGCTCTTAGCAGCCAAAATCCAGGGGTTATCACCATTGCTAATGCTGTGTTTGGAGCCAATCCTGATATATCTGCTGACATTCTTGCCAAGGCTTTCCAACTAAACAAAAACACAGTCCAGCAGCTGCAGGCACGATTTTAA